The following proteins are co-located in the Streptomyces bottropensis ATCC 25435 genome:
- a CDS encoding IS5/IS1182 family transposase, translating to MVMHPAALDLPHALVEWVTMLIVTREGDRRCKLRPSQRAMVALVYLREHTTLAKIAAGFGISESTAHAYTSAVVDLLAARAPGLLKTLRDHDPDFVLLDGTLAECDRVGDGRADYSHKHRRHGVNVQVVTDPGGRLLWLSPALPGRTHDLTAARTHRIIRICERQGIPIVADLAYQGAGPWLTTGIKRRPLKELTPTEKTRNRALAATRAPVERGVARLKSWRIFRRSRCSPNRMTSIAKAVLTLGLQR from the coding sequence TTGGTCATGCATCCTGCCGCACTCGACCTGCCGCATGCACTCGTGGAGTGGGTGACCATGCTGATCGTCACCCGTGAGGGCGACCGGCGCTGCAAGCTCCGCCCGTCACAGCGAGCGATGGTGGCACTGGTGTACCTGCGCGAACACACCACCCTGGCGAAGATCGCCGCCGGGTTCGGGATCAGCGAGTCCACCGCCCACGCCTACACCAGCGCGGTCGTCGACCTTCTCGCCGCCCGTGCACCGGGTCTGCTGAAGACGCTGCGCGACCACGATCCCGACTTCGTCCTGCTTGACGGCACCCTCGCCGAATGCGACCGGGTCGGCGACGGCCGGGCCGACTACTCCCACAAACACCGGCGCCACGGCGTGAACGTGCAGGTCGTCACCGACCCCGGCGGCCGGCTGCTGTGGCTCTCGCCCGCCCTGCCGGGCCGCACCCACGATCTGACCGCTGCCCGCACCCACCGGATCATCCGGATCTGCGAGCGCCAGGGCATTCCGATCGTGGCCGATCTCGCCTACCAGGGCGCCGGTCCGTGGCTGACCACGGGCATCAAGCGCAGGCCCCTGAAGGAACTGACCCCTACCGAGAAGACCCGCAACCGTGCCCTGGCCGCCACACGAGCCCCCGTCGAACGTGGAGTCGCCCGCCTGAAGTCCTGGCGGATCTTCCGCAGGTCCCGCTGCAGCCCCAACCGCATGACGTCAATCGCCAAGGCCGTCCTCACCCTGGGGCTGCAACGCTGA